In the genome of Streptomyces aquilus, the window CGGCCTGGGTGTCGATCTCCGTCGGCTGCAACAACACCTGCACCTTCTGCATCGTCCCGGCGCTGCGCGGCAAGGAGAAGGACCGTCGCACCGGCGACATCCTCGCCGAGATCGAGGCCCTGGTCGCCGAGGGCGTCTCCGAGATCACGCTGCTCGGCCAGAACGTCAACGCGTACGGGTCCGACATCGGCGACCGCGAGGCCTTCAGCAAGCTGCTGCGGGCCTGCGGCAAGATCGAGGGCCTGGAGCGCGTCCGCTTCACCTCCCCGCACCCGCGCGACTTCACCGACGACGTCATCGCCGCCATGGCCGAGACGCCGAACGTGATGCCGCAGCTGCACATGCCGCTCCAGTCCGGCTCGGACACGGTGCTCAAGGCGATGCGCCGCTCGTACCGGCAGGAGCGTTTCCTCGGGATCATCGAGAAGGTGCGTGCCGCGATGCCGGACGCCGCGATCTCGACCGACATCATCGTCGGCTTCCCCGGCGAGACCGAGGAGGACTTCGAGCAGACCATGCACACGGTCCGCGAGGCCCGCTTCACCAACGCCTTCACCTTCCAGTACTCCAAGCGCCCCGGAACCCCGGCCGCGACCATGGAGGGGCAGATCCCCAAGGAGGTCGTCCAGGCGCGCTACGAGCGTCTCGTCGCCCTTCAGGAGGAGATCTCCTGGGACGAGAACAAGAAGCAGGTCGGCCGCACGCTGGAGCTGATGGTCGCCGAGGGCGAGGGCCGCAAGGACGGCTCCACCCACCGCCTCTCCGGCCGCGCCCCCGACAACCGCCTGGTCCACTTCACCAAGCCGGACGAGGAGGTCCGCCCCGGCGACGTGGTCACGGTCGAGATCACGTACGCCGCCCCGCACCACCTCCTCGCCGAGGGCCCCGTCCTCAATGTGCGTCGCACGCGCGCGGGCGACGCCTGGGAGAAGCGCAACGCCGCCGAGGCGGCCAAGCCGGCGGGCGTGCTGCTGGGCCTGCCGAAGATCGGCGTACCGGAGCCGCTGCCGGCGGCGACGGGGGGCTGCACCGCGCACTGAGGACAGAGGTCCGGGGCTGTACGTGTTCGGCGCCGCACGGCGTTACGCTGCCGATCATGCTTGTCGCCGCCGCAGTCTGCCCCTGTCCGCCTCTCCTCGTGCCCGAGGTCGCCGCGGGTGCCGCGGCCGAGCTGGATGCCGCGCGTGCCGCCTGCACGGACGCGCTCGGCGTGCTCGCCGCCGCCCGGCCGGA includes:
- the miaB gene encoding tRNA (N6-isopentenyl adenosine(37)-C2)-methylthiotransferase MiaB, with the translated sequence MTISSDRSPAVDVSVPKTYEVRTYGCQMNVHDSERLSGLLEEAGYVRAPEGSDGDADVVVFNTCAVRENADNRLYGNLGRLAPKKASRPGMQIAVGGCLAQKDQDTIVKKAPWVDVVFGTHNIGKLPVLLERARVQEEAQVEIAESLEAFPSTLPTRRESAYAAWVSISVGCNNTCTFCIVPALRGKEKDRRTGDILAEIEALVAEGVSEITLLGQNVNAYGSDIGDREAFSKLLRACGKIEGLERVRFTSPHPRDFTDDVIAAMAETPNVMPQLHMPLQSGSDTVLKAMRRSYRQERFLGIIEKVRAAMPDAAISTDIIVGFPGETEEDFEQTMHTVREARFTNAFTFQYSKRPGTPAATMEGQIPKEVVQARYERLVALQEEISWDENKKQVGRTLELMVAEGEGRKDGSTHRLSGRAPDNRLVHFTKPDEEVRPGDVVTVEITYAAPHHLLAEGPVLNVRRTRAGDAWEKRNAAEAAKPAGVLLGLPKIGVPEPLPAATGGCTAH